DNA sequence from the Orcinus orca chromosome 2, mOrcOrc1.1, whole genome shotgun sequence genome:
AATTTGTTTCTAGCTCATCTAACAGCCATAATATTTTAGACTGGCAGAGAGTTCTGGTTCATGCAGTCATTCAGAGTTGCAGCTGTAATGGCACTATCTTTAACACACGATTTTCAGAACCATCCTGGAAGCATCATCCCATTagccagaaggagaaaagcattAGCCTGAAAGTAGCACTTATCTCAGAAAGCTGGGAAAGCTGGAGAATGTGTCCAACTCTGTGCCCAGGAAGGAGACGAAACAGATTTTGGTGACTACATAGTAGTCTGTTTCACTTGTCTGCTCATAAGTTGCCTTCTTCCCACCCTATTGTTTTCACTGCTTTGTAACTATTTCCTGTCACTGTGTAAGATTTATTCCAACCTGGCTGCAGATGGCAGGTCTGTCAACTTCAGAGCTTATGGGAAATGATATATTAATCCTTCTCAGTCACCCACAGAATGGCCaccctgaaaaaaaattaagactcagAAAGGAAGACTCAGAAAGGAACTAGTCTGGTTTTAGGACAAGGGCTGTTTCCAAAAGAGGACTCTGAAGAAATCTTTATTAAAACCTTGCCTTCCTAGTCTTTTGAAACAGAGTAGTGAAATAAGGAAGAAACCTCTCAGAAAAATAGTGGTGTTTCTGCTCTAAAGTAAAGCGAAGTTGTAAGAGGTATATTGTGATGAGTCGGCACATGATATCTTGGTTCATATTTACAGTTAAAACTGCACGTTAATATATACCATCATTGTGAAAATGAGCTTGAGCTCATTAAAAGCTATATATAAGAATACATAtagaatgtaaaagaatgagtAAAGTTGTTAATATTAGTAGTACATTGAAAAAAATAGGTAAGCATATTTTGTTGGTTGAACCTAAGTATTAAGATACTTTTTAAGAGTTGTAAATCATAAATGGtatttattgcaaaatgtttggcaattttatttttcactagaacttattaaaagaaagcaaacatacatatatattatgaaaataaatgttctcttttttcctaattttctagATGTGACTTACCTAACAGAAGAGACggtatatgaaattctagaattaTGTAGAGAGAGGGAGGATTATTCCCCTTTAATTCGTGTTATTGGAAGAGTTTTTTCTAGTGCTGAGGCATTGGTACAAAGCTTTCGGAAAGTCAAACAACACACCAAGGAAGAACTGAAATCTCTTCAAGGAAAGGATGAAGACAAAGatgaagatgaaaaggaaaaagctgCATGTTCTGCTGCAGCTATGGAAGAAGATTCAGAAGCATCTTCCTCAAGGATAAGTGATAGCTCACAAGGAGATAACAACTTACAAAAATTAGGTCCTGACGATGTGTCTGTGGATATTGAGGCCATTAGAAGGGTCTACACCAGATTGCTCtctaatgaaaaaatagaaactgcCTTTCTCAATGCACTTGTGTATTTGTCACCTAATGTGGAATGTGACTTGACATATCACAATGTATACTCCCGAGATCCTAATTATCTGAATTTATTCATTATTGTCATGGAGAATAGAAATCTCCACAGTCCTGAATATCTGGAAATGGCTTTGCCACTGTTTTGCAAAGCAATGAGTAAGCTACCCCTTGCAGCCCAAGGAAAACTGGTCAGACTGTGGTCTAAATACAGTGCAGACCAGATTCGGAGAATGATGGAAACATTTCAACAGCTTATTACATACAAAGTCATAAGCACTGACTTTAACAATCGAAATCTAGTGAACGATGATGATGCTATTGTTGCTGCTTCCAAGTGCTTGAAAATGGTTTACTATGCAAATGTAGTGGGAGGGGAAGTGGACACAAATCATAATGAAGAAGATGATGAAGAGCCCATTCCTGAGTCCAGTGAATTGACACTTCAGGAGCTAttgggagaagaaagaaggaacaaGAAAGGTCCTCGAGTGGACCCACTAGAAACTGAACTTGCTGTTAAAACTCTGGATTGTCGAAAACCACTTATCCCTTTTGAAGAGTTTATTAATGAACCACTGAATGATGTTCtagaaatggataaagattacacttttttcaaagtagaaacagagaacaaattCTCTTTTATGACATGTCCCTTTATATTGAATGCTGTCACAAAGAATTTGGGATTGTATTATGACAATAGAATTCGCATGTACAGTGAACGAAGAATCACTGTTCTCTACAGCTTAGTTCAAGGACAGCAGTTGAATCCATATTTGAGACTCAAAGTCAGACGTGACCACATCATAGATGATGCCCTCGTCCGGGTAAGTTGGGCTACTGTTTAAAAATTAGTACTAGATTGAATACCTAATGATGGGGAGACTGTGATACAGTTCAGTGAATTCATTTTATAAGTGActctttggggggaaaatgtatgtatatgattATATAGTATAGGAACACATGgacttttttattgtaaatgtaaGTACTATATTTTTGTTGCTCCTGTCCAAGTTCATAAATGTTCCACAAAATATTGGTTGTCTTGTGTCATGATCACTCTctctttgaaaaagaataaattttctaAATCTTGACAACTAACCCCCAAAGTTTTGTCATTCAGAAGAGAAGTGgatgttgcagagcacagaaactAGGGGGTTGTGGAGATACCCAATAATAAGTATGAATGTAAAGTCTTAATAGGGAGAAATGGTAGAATAAAACCACACCATGAAATAATAAGTGGTGTCTAAAAATGCCATCATGTGAGGTTGAGTATTGCATTATTGTGAGGTTAATGAAGTGACCCGGGCAGGTGGTGCATGCTGCTGGTAGGAGTTCCTGCGGGGTCACTCAGAAGGTCCCTGTTTGGCACTGCCTGACTGTAGTAGTTTCTTCCTACTTAAATATACATATGGACTACACCAGGTCTTGGAGTTGGTTGGAACTTCTGGGAAAACAGCAACTATTCCAGGAATCTTGTAATTAGTGGTGTCTGTATTATCAACCCAATCCAGGGAGATTGAACTGGGAGAATACTGAGAACACAGGTACCCACCTTCTAGTTCCCTGTTTCTCCAGATGGGTTGCTTTttgttcattccttccttccacagaaaaataagaattttagtgCCCTCATTTAAGAATGTAAGCCTTTCCAGAAGACAGAAACCAATTGCCAATCACATTGTACCaacatttacatttgttataGGGTTCTTTATCACaggattttattgtatttataataTTAGATGTACCTGGCATTGCTAGTTCTTTTTCATCAACTTCAAGTAAAATTTAATGGCAACTAAAATTAAGATATAGTCAGTCTTCTATACTGATAAAGGAAAAGAACCCATGACACAGATAACTAGAAAGTaatgaaatttatttcaaaatatattttagttttagaatGGATTTATCTAAATCTGagaatttataaaactaaaccAGTGGAAAAAGTTGTTTGACAtcttagaaatttaaaagttGCAGAGGTTCTGTGCTTCTTTTCTTTgttaccgtttttttttttttaataccaaataGGTCTCTAATGTTGAAAAAGGATTCTTCATTATTTAAGCAACTCAGGCAGTTTTTCACCAGAGACAGAAAGGGGCAGGAGTTGCTTAGAGTAAttattgcttgcttgctttctggtgcccttttaattttactttagtaGTTTTGAGCTACATGAATAAGTCTGACTTAATATACTTAATAACAGATCATCACACAGCTAGCAACTTATTTTCCATAGTTTAGCAGAATGATAGGGTATTATATAAGGGTGTGATGATATTTTATGGAAAGCACGTTGAGGTCTATCTATGAATTTCCATTGTTAGAGCAGAACTACAAATCCCCAAACTACACATTTTATCTTTGTCTTCTTGGGTTAggatcttttcatctgtttccaAAAGCTGTACCTGGCCtttaaaagcaatgaaattaCTCTCTGTGACATTCaatccagaattttaaaaaaatgtgtacctTTCTTAGCTGCCTTCTCAGAAATCTACTGAGCCTTACTGTCTTCCCCCACACCATCCCATTTCCCCCCCCAGTAAAGCAAGACTAAGAACCTACGAAACTTTAGGTGCTTATTGTATActtactttattctatttttaaaattatcctcTAGAATTTTGAGGAAACAACCATTTTAGTTTATAAGGATGTCCTTTGAGCAAGTGTTAGGGTAAAGTTAACTGTGAGCTTTTAAATTATGCTAACAAATTGTTTTTTTAGTGAGTTCAGCTTAATTATGTCAAAGCTAAATATTATCAATTTACCTATTATAAACTAGGATTCACTAGATAATATCTGTACTTGAATATTACCACTTCAGAAACCCTTTGTGTGAGGCACTTTGCTAAGCAATAGAGATGTAAAGATGAATCATGACCACTGAGGAGCTTCTTAATGGTACACATTAAGCAGATTTTACTGCTAACTTTCTTCCTCCCATCtcgtccctcccttccttcctccccactccctccctccctccctccccttctttccttctttaataaCACAGTgtgaaaaggttaaaaaataaaaagcatcaaaATAGGTCTTGGAAGTCAAATTGATAATCTGCCAATTTGGGGGAAACATTCCTAGCAGGTGATGATCATGATAAAGTTATAGTGTTTTAGTAACAAAAAGTAGTTTAAGGTGATCCTCTCAGGTACACTCTCAGAAGTACTGATGGATTTTCAACATCTTATTCCCCAGTAAGATctactttgcctttttttttttttttttgctgtacgcgggcctctcactgttgtggcctctcctgttgcggagcacaggctctggacgcgcgggctcagcggccatggctcacgggcccagccactccgcggcatgtgggatcttcccagaccggagcacgaacccgtgtcccctgcatcggcaggtggactctcaaccactgtgccaccagggaagccctactttgccTTTTTTAAGCCTCATCTTTTTCTATAACAGTTtgacaaacaaaataaacctaTTGACCACTTTCTTATGACCTAATTTTGAACTACAGAGTAGGgtcaggaagagaagaggaaatgagaaacTTTGTGGTGTGctcaatattaataattaaataatcaaGGTTATAGGACCTTAGACTTTAAGAGCTAAAGGGAGCCTTGGAGCTCATCTACTCGTTAGTTTATAAATGAGGCCTGGAAAATAGTGACTCTTTCCTGGAAACTGTGGCACTCTTGAGTATTTCTATTGGgtcttatttttcagttattaatTGTAAGACTGACTAGCTTGGAGGGAGCGGTAGTAACTTAatgattatagatttttttttatttaaagaaaaatatattccttgCTTTCATGTACCATATAATTCAAACCAGAGTAGCAAATTGTTTCCTAACTGGAGTTTTTAGAGGAACTGTTTTTGATGACAATAAGAGTATTAGTGTTTACAATATTTTATCAAACCTGAGATATCTTCACTGGTTGTAGGACACACTGTTATTTTAATACAGCTAAAAAGAACAAATGCTGCCAATTTAGTTTTGAGACGctgtcaattttatgttatatcctgatttcagagacgttaaaatatgaaaacaaaagcaaattttaaaaatcaatgaaatgtaATATATAAGTTGTCTTTCCACAAATAGATATCAGAATCGTTTAAAAACTACCcctacttccctggtggcgcagtggttgagagtccgcctgccgatgcaggggacacgggttcgtgccccggtctgggaagatcccacatgccgtggagtggctgggcctgtgagccatggccgctgggcttgcgcgtccggagcctgtgctccgcaacaggagaggccacagcagtgagaggcccgcgtaccgaaaaaaaaactaCCCCTACACCCTTAAATTACTGGAATATTTCTCCCTAGGACTTATTTTCACTACTTTTTGTTGTTCCGTAGGAAATAGTACAGTGATAAATGGGCTCAGAACTCAGCTTTCATTTGAATGAGAATGATCCTAATGTGATGAGGTTTTTATGGTATTTTGCTAATAACATTTATCTATTTGTGTgttcttttaaattatcttttagataatttgtcatttttttcttagacaAAACATCTTCAAGGtaagaagatgtaaaaaaattttttttaattaccttttatGTTAGGAAATTGAGTTAAGGGTATGAGTATTTTGGAAGACAGTATTGCTTGTCTGTGAGGTGCCCCAAACTGCCTTCGTATCTGAATGagagatttgtttaaaaaaaaaaaaaaaatccaaagttctACCCTCTAGAGATTCAGATTAGGAGCTCTCGTGTATAGCCTAGGAATATATATTTCTGTTAGTAACCCCAGGTATTCTGATAAAGCCAGACTGGAAACCAGTATTTGGGAGATGGCTGTTTGTAcaagtttatatatacatatttattgaggcCATTTTTATATACAATTACATGTTTAGGAACTGGCAGGCTTTAAGAGAGTGATGAGGATTGTAGGCATAGGGGTAAGGGGTGATATGAGACTTGGTTCAGATTAGTCAGGGAGTCCTAGAATTTTGAGTAGAGATCTAAAGACCAAAAGAAATGGCTGTGATGTAGAATTGGATAGGAAAGTCCAAAAATAAGAACTAGAACATATTAAAGGTGATAGGTACAAATGCAAGCCCTACTGCCAAGAGGTTATGCTCAATCTCTTCTAAAAATCACTCACTCATTTTATTCTGGGCTCTGCTATACCAATACTGTCTAACCCAGTCCCCAGCATTTTTCTTGATAGACACCCTTAGTTATTATTGAAACAAAACTTGATTCTTGTTAATTGACCTACAGTGCTTTAGGAGTAAGATTATTCTGTGCTCCTTTAGGTATGTTTAATTGTATCATCTACATTCACTATATTGTGCTTAATGCAATGGCCATTATAGTTTCTTAAGATTTATTCTAATTGAATTGAAGAATTTCATACCTGATTTTTGTCCTTTAATTAGAACAAGAGAGTGAAATAGATCTACATAGATTCATCGTAAAATAGTTTAAAGCAATGAAACTTGTCAAACTTCTTAGTTGTTACATGCGAGGAAAATGAAACTCAgattctgacctacagaaattaataacagaattGGAAGTAGAACTCAGGGTTCCTGGTCTCACAGGCAGATGTGATTATATGATTTGGCTGTTACCCAGACATCTAAACTTTATATTTAAGATAAACAACTTTTCCTAATCTCtttacagagaaatgaaaaaactaaatataCCCAGGTGATCTAAAAATCTCATTCCAGTCAATAGTTTTAATGTACTCACTAGCAAAGTGTTTAAACGTAGATTCTAGTAAGTTGACTGAAGTAGTTTAAGCCAGCCATTCTTATGGATCCTAAGCATTCTTAAGTATTAGGTCTGTTTTATCTGAATACTGCTACTTCTATTTAAATATCCATAccattaggaatttttttttcgaCTATGAATCAGGATACATTTGACATAATCTGTCTTTTGCCAGTCTCCATATTAAATTAATACAAAGTGTACTCTAAGAAAACCTATATGTAAAAATCCAGGTCTGTGTactaaatgaatttaattaaagGATGCAtgcaaattctcctttttcagaCTGTTCATTGACATATGCTTCCAATTTCCAAATATTCTCCTGCCTTCAAGATagcttttgattaaaaaaattgaattttaaatggtATGTGTCTATTACATAAAGTGATATACCTTTACTATTTAATTCTTAAGTCTTCTCTAATTGAACAATGAATTAGAAGtgcttgtttttaagaaaaataaaaataaatgcagtccATTCATAATGGCCTTTGTCAAAATAATTATTgctaaattttgttatgtgtttgttaccacaaatgtaatttttataaaagataGGCTACTGATGTCATAAATTATACCATATTTTAGAGAACCATGTAGTATATCTGAGAAtgataatctaaaataaataataatgggaAATTTTCACCCACGGAATTCAGTTGCAGTCTATTTTTCAAGCCATTCTTTCTGTGAATATTTACATTTGAATATATCCtgattctaaaaataatatatatttattgtaataaaaaaagattgaaaCATACAGAAGAGCATAACAATGAAAAtcactcaatattttaaaaaagattgttgCTAGTCATTGAAGAGAGGCAGTAAAGCATGGTAAAGAGCTTGGTGCCCGGACTAGAATTTCTGTTCTACCATTTACTGACTGACTTGAGCAAGTTTATGAATCTCATTACTTCAGGGTATGCACCTGTAAAATAGGGTTAATAATATTACCGACCTGATAAGAttcttatgaagattaaatgagttgatacgTGTAAAGTGTCCTGGCATATTAAGTGCTATATATTGTTTTGTTGTTAATACCGGAATATTTTTGTTCTGTTATAGCTGAGTCGTTAAATTTTCAGCCAAGCCTGAAAAAAATTTGAGAGCCAATAAAACAAACGTAATAATAAgagctagtattttttttttttttttttttgtggtacgtgggcttctcattgttgtggcctctcccgttgtggagcacaggctctggatgcgcaggctcaacggccatggctcacgggcccagccgctccgcggcatgtgggatcttcccggaccagggcacgaaaccaagtcccctgcatcggcaggcggactctgaaccaccgcgccaccagg
Encoded proteins:
- the UBE3A gene encoding ubiquitin-protein ligase E3A isoform X1 is translated as MDNNAAAIKALELYKINAKLCDPHPSKKGASSAYLENSKGAPNNCSDMKMNKKDGQGARDDFKDVTYLTEETVYEILELCREREDYSPLIRVIGRVFSSAEALVQSFRKVKQHTKEELKSLQGKDEDKDEDEKEKAACSAAAMEEDSEASSSRISDSSQGDNNLQKLGPDDVSVDIEAIRRVYTRLLSNEKIETAFLNALVYLSPNVECDLTYHNVYSRDPNYLNLFIIVMENRNLHSPEYLEMALPLFCKAMSKLPLAAQGKLVRLWSKYSADQIRRMMETFQQLITYKVISTDFNNRNLVNDDDAIVAASKCLKMVYYANVVGGEVDTNHNEEDDEEPIPESSELTLQELLGEERRNKKGPRVDPLETELAVKTLDCRKPLIPFEEFINEPLNDVLEMDKDYTFFKVETENKFSFMTCPFILNAVTKNLGLYYDNRIRMYSERRITVLYSLVQGQQLNPYLRLKVRRDHIIDDALVRLEMIAMENPADLKKQLYVEFEGEQGVDEGGVSKEFFQLVVEEIFNPDIGMFTYDESTKLFWFNPSSFETEGQFTLIGIVLGLAIYNNCILDVHFPMVVYRKLMGKKGTFLDLGDSHPVLYQSLKDLLEYEGNVEDDMMITFQISQTDLFGNPMMYDLKENGDKIPITNENRKEFVNLYSDYILNKSVEKQFKAFRRGFHMVTNESPLKYLFRPEEIELLICGSRNLDFQALEETTEYDGGYTRDSVVIREFWEIVHSFTDEQKRLFLQFTTGTDRAPVGGLGKLKMIIAKNGPDTERLPTSHTCFNVLLLPEYSSKEKLKERLLKAITYAKGFGML